The candidate division WOR-3 bacterium DNA segment CAAAAAAATTGAATATTTCTTATGAAAGAGTTAAGGATATTTTTTCTGAGATAAAGAGTAAAATTAATCCTGATAAAAGAAGCAGGAAAGAATTAAGAAGGAAATGGTTGGTTGAAAATGAAGAAAGGGTGAAAGAGATTCAAAGGAAATGGAAAAATAAAAATCCTCATTATTTTATTAAATGGAGAAAAAAGAATAAGGATTACCATAAAAATTGGAGATCAAAAATTCCGTTTTATATGAGAAAATATATGAGTTTAAGAAGACTTTTAAATAAAGATTTTTTAAATGTTATTTATAATTTTTTAAAATTTTTATGTAAATGTGAAAAAATTGAATTAAAGGATTTGAAAAAGAATAGTTTTTCAGTGGAATTAAATTGTAAGGATTGCTTATTAAATATTTTTTTATTTGATGATTTAGAAATTGGGAAAATAAAAGAGGAAAGTAAGATTGTTATTTTTTCAAATATAAATTCATTAAAGAATCCAGAAAATCAATTAAGGTGTAAAAGGATATATTTATTTGAAGGAAGGGAATTTTTGAAAAAGATTGAATATAGTTTTATTTCAGATTTAAAACATAAAAAAATTTTAATCATAACAAAATCTCAGATTCGTTAAAAAAAAAAAAACCGAAAAGGCTTTTTAAATTGTTATATATATAATAAGACCCTGATAAATTGGTTAAAGCCCAACTCAGGGATTAAAAATAAAAAGGAGGAAAACATGAAAATAGTAAACCAAGGAAAAACAAGTGTCACACCCCAAAATGAGTGCCCCATTTTGTATTGTGGAAAGTTCTGTTTCTTGGGTTATAGGGGTGATGCGTGAAAAACCCAAATAAGACAAGGGGGGGTACTCCCCCCCCTTTCATATTAATCCATAATAAAAATAAAAAATAATAAAAAGATGAATAAAAAGAGTGAGTTTGAGTGGAAAAAAAGCTATTATAATATAGAAATAGAAGTTGATAAAGGAATTTTACTTTACAATATTCTGTCAAAAGGTTTTGTTCTTCTTGATGAAAAGGAATATATTGAATTTTATAAAAATGAAAATTTATGGGATAAAAACGAAAAAATGTTAGAAGAGTTTACTTCAAATGGATTTATTGTTAAAGGAAATGATAGGGAAACTTTTTTAAAAAATTTCGATGAAATTGAAAATGTAAATAAAAAATATTTAGGCATCACTTTTGTCCCAACCCAGCTCTGCAACTTCAATTGTTCTTACTGTTTTGAAAGAAGTAAAAAATATGATATGGAAGAATCAATTTTTAAAAAATCTATTGAATTTATAAAGGAAATTATAGATAGCAAAAATGAGCTAGAAAATATAAGTGTGTTATTCTTTGGAGGGGAACCATTGATAAAACTTGACATGGTATTAAAGTTTGGAGAAGTCATAAAAAATATATCAAAAGAAAAAAAATTAAATTTCTCTTCTTCAATCATTACAAATGGTTATTATTTAAATTATGACACTGCAAAAGCACTCTGCGAAATTTGCAATTTAAAATTTGTCCAAATAACCCTTGATGGTGATAGAAATTTTCATAATAAAAGAAGAAATAACAGTTATGAAATTTTAATGAATAATTTAGAAAAAATCAAAGAATTTAAAGATTTAAAAATTTCAATAAGAATTCAGGTTGATAAGGAAAACATTTTTAGTATTAAGAATCTTTTAAATGATTTGAAAAAATTTGATGAAGATAAAAATATTAGTTTCTATTTCTCTTCCATCCTGGGTGAATTTGAAGAAAATCCTGATAAAAGAAATATTCATTTTGATGAAAAAGAATTTGGGAAAATACTTACAGAAAATATAATTCCTTTAAT contains these protein-coding regions:
- a CDS encoding radical SAM protein; the protein is MNKKSEFEWKKSYYNIEIEVDKGILLYNILSKGFVLLDEKEYIEFYKNENLWDKNEKMLEEFTSNGFIVKGNDRETFLKNFDEIENVNKKYLGITFVPTQLCNFNCSYCFERSKKYDMEESIFKKSIEFIKEIIDSKNELENISVLFFGGEPLIKLDMVLKFGEVIKNISKEKKLNFSSSIITNGYYLNYDTAKALCEICNLKFVQITLDGDRNFHNKRRNNSYEILMNNLEKIKEFKDLKISIRIQVDKENIFSIKNLLNDLKKFDEDKNISFYFSSILGEFEENPDKRNIHFDEKEFGKILTENIIPLIFEIGFNNFELYPQPHAGGCGFVSENSFIIDADGRLKECLELVGEEESCGNIFDKKINKKLSNLKFKLPDFCVYCKFLPLCNGSCPLRRSKGIIKCSFWKYSLKDYLKKIYEFKFK
- a CDS encoding sigma-70 family RNA polymerase sigma factor; this encodes MNFEEYLKEINIKILNFCKEYNFLHHKDDLLGEAFLCFKKCKEKFKGDEREFKNYFLKSLDNHFLNYLKRETKLILKENEELEMLNEVKNEKFLEDFERILYRLKDEELWIISLIKQGFNLKEISKKLNISYERVKDIFSEIKSKINPDKRSRKELRRKWLVENEERVKEIQRKWKNKNPHYFIKWRKKNKDYHKNWRSKIPFYMRKYMSLRRLLNKDFLNVIYNFLKFLCKCEKIELKDLKKNSFSVELNCKDCLLNIFLFDDLEIGKIKEESKIVIFSNINSLKNPENQLRCKRIYLFEGREFLKKIEYSFISDLKHKKILIITKSQIR